One Novosphingobium sp. G106 DNA segment encodes these proteins:
- the truA gene encoding tRNA pseudouridine(38-40) synthase TruA, with the protein MTRFALTLEFDGGPFMGLQRQSHGPSVQQAVEEAVLAVTGETVVMHAAGRTDAGVHALAMRAHVDIEKDFAPFRLQEALNALLRPAPIAVIGCVVVPGDWHARFSCIGRSYLYRIVNRRAPLTLDRGKAWQVGGPLDAEAMHRAAQALVGLHDFTTFRSVNCQSASPLKTLDRLDVRREGECILVETAARSYLHHQVRSMVGCLVLVGLGRWTESRIAEALAARDRHALGLNAPADGLYFTEARYTAG; encoded by the coding sequence GTGACGCGCTTCGCGCTCACCCTCGAATTCGATGGCGGTCCCTTCATGGGCCTGCAGCGGCAATCGCACGGGCCCTCGGTGCAGCAGGCGGTCGAGGAGGCCGTGCTCGCGGTCACCGGCGAGACCGTCGTCATGCACGCCGCCGGCCGCACCGATGCCGGGGTGCACGCGCTGGCCATGCGTGCGCATGTCGACATTGAGAAGGACTTCGCCCCGTTCCGCCTGCAGGAAGCGCTCAATGCCCTGCTCCGCCCGGCCCCGATCGCAGTGATCGGCTGCGTGGTGGTGCCCGGCGACTGGCACGCGCGGTTTTCCTGCATCGGCCGCTCCTACCTCTACCGCATCGTCAACCGCCGCGCGCCGCTGACGCTCGATCGCGGCAAGGCCTGGCAGGTCGGCGGCCCGCTCGATGCCGAGGCCATGCACCGCGCCGCGCAGGCGCTCGTCGGCCTGCACGATTTCACCACGTTCCGCTCGGTCAATTGCCAGTCGGCGAGCCCGTTGAAGACGCTCGACCGGCTCGATGTACGGCGCGAAGGCGAATGCATCCTCGTCGAGACCGCCGCGCGCAGCTACCTGCATCATCAGGTCCGCTCGATGGTCGGCTGCCTGGTCCTCGTCGGGCTCGGGCGCTGGACCGAAAGCCGCATCGCCGAGGCCCTCGCCGCGCGCGACCGGCATGCGCTGGGGCTCAATGCACCGGCCGACGGACTCTACTTCACCGAGGCCCGATACACGGCCGGGTGA